The window AGCGATTAGGGAATTTCGttcacatgtacatacatatatatgtatgtatgtacatacatggtATAAATCCTTCAAAATGtgagttgctgttgttatcaTTCAATTAACCACCGATGATTACCTGTATAATTGGTAGCATTCGATAATAAAACGGCTTACCAAAACAACTAATGTCCTTattttacaaataaatattttgtaggTATTGTATCTGTATATAGATATGATACTCAAGATATTTAAAATTACTAAACatatgaaattgaaaaatcattgcatactttttattttcacGATATTTTaagatgtacatacatacatacatacatatgtatatacaaatcgTTAAACCATTTTaagttaaataaaacaaaatgctaTAGAATATAAAAAATGTGATAAATAATGCGTATAGATGTACATAATATTACAAATCCAAAAAGTACAGATACTTTTGTATGTATCTGTCTATGCCCTGGCAAACTAACACAGCGGCAATCATTTGGGGCCACACGGACAGAAAACTGGCTGGGCGCCATGAAAAGAGAAACAGTCgttcacactcacacaaatgcaaaagcaaaatatcATGAAAAGAATGCGAAGTTggtgaaaaataaaatgagtAAAAAAACACGCACACATTTAAACTGCAAGCAAAGGCACCGCGAGGGAGTATTTGTGCGAGAGAGCACATTTGTTAGTGTTGGTGTGTTCACGCgtgttgtgtgtttgtgtatgtgtatgtgtaagtgTGTGAACGTGGTGAGTGTGTGAATGTAACAACAGCGTTTTTGTTCAGTTTTCTTTGGTTCATTCGTGTAAACGCAAGTGCGGTAAAAATCGCTACGTAAATGTTATGGCAATGCATGAAAATTTGtaataacaaatgaaaataataaatattttgtttaaattctatCAAAGAATTTACTACACTTAATCATAACCAAGAAACAGACAACAGAAAACGTTGAAGAAAGCAATAGCTGAGGGTGAGAGAGCAAGAAGAGATCAGCCGCGCGTTCTCTCTCTTTTCGTACTGCATAATTTTTTTCAACCAGTTTGTTATTATTCTCTCTCTTTGAGCTGAGCGCGCGCGACTTTCTcaaaattgtaattgtaaagttaaaaaaaaaacttggttAAAGTAAAGGAAAAACCATGACAACAACGAAGCGCGTGTGAAGTGAGTGGCTGATAAATGCAATTCTAAAACAATTTTAGCaacaaaaatctgaaaatagaaataacCTCTGGATATGGATGCCCAATTTGAGAATTTGTGCCGCATTTGTGCGgctaacacaaaaaaaaaggatgatTCGGTTGTCGAGAgcgtttttattttcaaaacagTCGGCCTAAAGGATAAAATATCGCGgcatttatatttaaatgtaagTCAAATGCAACTACATATACAAACGTTAATCTGTTATTATTAAAAGTCTAATATTATCGTAAACAATTACGTAAAGGCCAACGATTTGAAACAGCACCAAAAAGGCGTCAAAGCTTCTAAATATAAAAACGACTTACTAAAGTCACAATTCAGACACAAAGAGCACACAGTATATAATGTGGGtggcatatgtatatgtatacatatacgtGACACATGTGTAGTAATACGGCAGCCATGTGGGTGGGTGTGCGTGCGACGGTTGAACAAAGTAGGCAAAGAAAAACTTAAAGAAGCGGCAGACGTTAAATCTCCTCCGAAACGACATCGGTTAGACTAACACCTGTCTACCTAAGCAGCAGTATAcctcaaaaaattttttttaatcagaAAACTCTGTCGACGGTTTCTACCTAAGTTTTAACAACTTCATATATTTTACTTGACAAatctaaataatataataaagaactcatttttttttcacacaCGATGTAAACACAAAGTGGTTGATATATACAAAACTGTTTTATGATTTAGTTCGCCTAAAAGCGCACTCCAACTTTTGTAATACATTAAGcgttatgtatatatattcagaTTATCGGCTAATAACATATGTCCTTAATATTTCAGGTTGCCGAGGATGACCTACTACCAAAAGTGCTTTGTAAATCCTGTTATCGACAAGTGGAGGCTACTGCATCGCTCTCTAACATAGCAAAGCACACGCAGTTAGCTTTTCGCGACTTTCTACTTAGCACAGTGGTAaccaaaatattaataataaatgtacTTGACCAAATAATAATCCATCTACTTCTAGCCGAAAAATGTCCGCGAATCTGGATCATCACAAGTTAATGCAGAGGAAAGCCAGGATGATAGTACCACCAATAGCGAAAATCGTCGTAGTAACGCAGAATATGACGAATATCGTTCGATTTCGCTATCCCGTGGTTTAGAGGCTGGTGTTAATTTGACTGCCACACAGAAGCATGACAATGTTCTCAGTCATAAGGAGCAGCATTCGGTAACTGCACACCAAGTGGGTCAAGGCTCAAGTTCGAAATCTGACAATGTGAGGATCCCGGCACGTCGCGGTAGCGTTTTTGTGGACTCACGCTATGGATCAACTCCAATGTCAATAGCGCAAAGATCGATGCAACAACATCCATCATCTTTGGCGCAACTCCACCCGGAGGTCACCCTTTCAAAAGCACCTAAATCTAGCCCAGAAAAGAAACATTCACCAGCGGGTGTTATTAACTTTATACAAACCCATGGCCGCATCACAGGCAGTGCGGCGCCCTGTATCAGTAGCGGAAATCAGGCTGAAGCTATGCAGACTTTACGACATGAAAGAAATCTCCCATCTACTAGTGGCAATCTATCGAATCTCTCTAATAATGTTTTGCAACAGAAACGACGAAATCTCAAGAATGCCCTGAACAACATTAAGGCAAAACACAGTGGACATGGCCAGGTGTCGCTTTTAAAGTCTTCACAACCGAATTCCAATATTCAACCTTTGGTTACAACAACGGTCGTTCCACACCAATCTTTGTATGGTTGTGAGCCTTCTGTAGAGGAAGCCCTGCCGGAACACATTATCATAGcggccccaaaaaaaaagaaagaagaaaccGAAAAATCCCAAGTTCATCGTGCACCACAAAAGCCTCAAATCGAAAAAACTCCAACAAAACCGTCACAATCATCAGCACCCATTTCCGTAACGGTTGACCTAAGTCCTCCAACGACCAAAACGTCACCCAATGTGCATAGCCTCACAGATGCAATTTCTTTGGGAAATGTGATTCGGGATCCTGATCTATTGAAGCTTATACTGAAAGCGCTTAAATGGCCAGTTTCGTCCGGCAATTGCGAGGAGCAAATGACACGGCTAAAGAGTTCAAAGTTTGCTGTCATTATGTCTGATCGAAACCTTTTGCAGGACACCGATTTGACTCAGCTGCTTGGACCATATTTGGGACCAATGTTGGCAGTGGctcagcaacaacagcagcaaaagcaatcAAGTGCGGTTGCTGTCGCTACTGCAAGTCCGTCTAAAACAATAGCAAAAGATACCATCAGTGTATCAGATCTATCTTGTACAATGCCATATAAACTGCCACCGGAGACTTCGCTGCAATTAGTCCCGTCGAGCCCCACAGAGCAAGAGCTGCCACAACAACAGCCATTGCTTacaaaaccaacaaccaaACGGACCCAACGAAAGCCGCGTAGTCGCGAACACATCGCTCGGAATAGCGAAGAGTATGGATCCAATATATCAAATGCGACGCGTGTAGCGAATGAACTACAAAACATCAATGCCATGCTTTTATCTCAATTTGGATCTAATCCGGCCGATGTTTTAAATGAGGCACTCGTGTCCATGCttaagcagcaacaacaagaaacaacaaaaattcaagGTAATACTTCCCGCCGTCGTAGTGCTTCTACGGCAAGCACTGGACCAATTAACTTGGAAGATATTGTCCTGGTTGAGCCACAGCCGGCGCTTGACGTCCTTGAATCCATAACTGTTCAAGGTATGCAGCCTTCGGACAATGTGTTGGTGGAACAGGAGCCCCTAACTGTACCATCCCGTCCCATCATTAAGCGTCGAAAAACGGTAATACAAACATCAAAACAGGTAAAAACAAATGCATTGCAAAAAGATTGCCTACCAACGACGGGTCAAATCCAGACTCGGAATGAACCTTTAATAGGTGAAAGTCTAAGGTCCATTGAAGCGCCAGATATGGCAGAAGAATATAGTCAAACTCTCCATTCTCAAGTTGAGGAACAAGGGGTGGATATATCACAAGCACCAACAAGCACCGTATTAGAGGGCTCGAGTTCTCAATCGGAACAAGAAAGAGATGGTACAGATGGCGAGACACTGGCAACAAGTGGAAATGGTGAAACCAAAGCCAGTCGTAAGTCTGATGTAAAGGCTGCATTGGGGCAAAAACTACTGGAAGCCATAGGCCTCCCACAACAAGGAAAGGATGTGCCACCTGAAACTTCAAGAGACACCTTGCGAAGCGCATTAAAACGTTCGCTTAAGCAAGCccaggaacaacaacaacagctgaaGCGCGTAAAGCAAGAAGAGCCAGTAAAACAAATGGCCGATTCAACAACCAAACCAAGTCTTGTCGAGTCTGCAGCCGAGGAACATAAAAAAGCCATAGCCGAGCGTGAGCTGGCGCTTTTGAAACGCAAGTCGAAAGTACCAGAGCCAAATAAAATATCTGTAAAAGAGTGAGTTTACCCATTGTGATCATGCATCGAGTATATATTAATTGCAATATTATCATTTCAGCGAAAAAACCGAGCGTGCAGATGTCAGTTCTTCGTCTTCGCGTAATCGTCGAAACCGCAAAACTAAAGGCGATACCAACGAGGAAGACTCAGGTGCTGAGGATAAAAAATCAAGTGATCGTTGGGATGAGGACGATGACTTGCCATTAAAAGCAGATGGAGAGAAGTTAAATCGACCAACTAGGACAAGCAAAACCATGTCAAAGTATTATAAGGGGCCTGCAATGACGACCCGGTCAACTAGGCAGCGCTGAGAATGACACAGAACTGAATTTGCGTTCATACTTTTCTGTCATATCAAATctataagaaaaaatttccAATTAGTTTAttagttaaaagaaaaaccacaaaaaaaaaagtaaaatggaTGTACTTAGAGGCACTATTGAGCACTTTAAAGTATCAACTTCAATGGATTCGGTTTGTTCATAAATAGTGAAACTATTCTTATGAGCAGTAGAAttcaatattaattttggttatTGCTATGATAAGTGCTGTATTGTTTgacaaaatttgtaaatgttaacttgaaaaattaattttcataagtttagaattattttgaaatatgaGACATTGTTACATACGTTGATTATAAGACAATCTAATAATCCACATATTGAACGCATTTGTATAATGAAaccattttaaaaatatgcaacaaatttatttttatagcaATATACTTGAAACCATATGCTTAAGAACAATTCGTTGCAtgtaatataataatatatttccttaccatatacaaaataaaaatgcaactaTAAATTTGTTCAACATTTCATAAGACAAAAGTCTTACCAATCCACAAAATCAGCCCCACCCAAATAGAAATTCTGACTCAGtcattaaataaaatgaacaAGGTTTctggcaaacaatttttaaagcGAAACATCAGTTGAAAAGTGTTTGCGAAGACTGACGGTTGGAACGAGCATACTTCCATGTATTTTTAGCTCGAAATTATCTCTCGAATGATGAATATACCGTCGATTTGTCTTTGTGTAGACAGAAATGAGTTTTTGcgtgattttttgttttttgaatagttttatctaacaataagtataaaaaaaagaacaactaGCATTACCTGATATCAGTGCTGATAAAATTTTGGTGCATTGTACCTTATGTGTGGAGCTAAAAACAATGCGTTGCTGTTGTGGAAAAGGAACCGGAGAATCTGGTCCAGAGGAGGAACATCGGCTACATATTGTCACGGATAATGTAAGTGAAAACAAAGTAGAAAAAGTAGTAAACCCATACTcaatttttcaattcttacAAAGTGCAATGAATTCCCTATCTATTAattaacatacatatgtagacatatacctacatacatacatagatatgaGTAAGCATACGTTAGCCGACAAAAGCTTAGTACTGTTCACTTTTTTTTAGAATAACCAGGTATAGAGTGTGTCATCAGTAGTTTAACTTCAGGCTCTTTGCGTGTGGGGTATATTTTGTACCTATCGTCAaacttaaatacatatgttttGAAAGACAAGCGTATTTACATAATTGTCAGCAAGTTTGTTCAGCGAGAGTATTTGGCAAATCATCCCGCGTGCTGAATCCAAATACGCCTAcatataaaacagaaaaagagaaaacgacagagagtgaaagagatcTCAAGTTCTCCCCCATTACTTAGTATCGGCATCGTGAGAAGAGAAACGCTTCTGTCATTTAGCTAACCCGTTTGGGGCTCTCGTTAGTATGACGGCAATAACCCTCTTGGTTTGCTACTCTATTCGCGAGTTTTTAGATTTGTCGGATGCATTTGTGCGGAACGCGTTCAACTTAAAACGCAGTTTAAGATACTACAGGAACAAACGTCGACTGCAGCTGTTCGCATTTCATTGCAGGAATCACTGGTTGCGTCAGTCTATCGACGGTCAAGCTGACGGCATGCAACGTAACCTAGACATCGATTTTGCCGCCGTTGAGGCCCACCCGGAGTCCTTCCAAGCAATTGATGATTTCAATAAGCGCAGTAGTCAATTACATGCTAAATTTATAGATGCCGAACGCCAGCAACTCGGTAAAATAAATAACTGGGACATCGAAGAGATTGACGGAACTAAATTTAATGTACGTAACTGCCATTAACACTACAAAATAGAACATAAGTACAGGGGCCTATTGTGATTTACACAAAATGCATACTGTTttatcaattatacatatgattcaactacatatacatatgtgtgtgtgggtgaaattgttcacgttaagtgtgcttTGTTTTTACACTCTCTCGTTCTATGCTCGAAAGCTTTCATCAGCTGTTTGTCAAGTGGTGGCCTAAAAGAAACTTTCAACTcgtcaaaacaaaaatatcgaTTTTGTTTAGCTTGTTAAGAGTTTGACAATTAATTCTACTTTGAAAAATAGGATTAAAGAAGCTTCTGTATCCTGTtcaacataaatttttatatatgtacatactatGTATATTTATCGGCCACTTGTCTTTTATTGATTACGTGTGTACCTATATCTAAATCCAGTGTTGGATTTACTCTTAGGCGGCCTAATATCGGCGGCGGTaatatccaaaaaaaaatccagGTTTGGAAAACGTAAGAACTTTAATTTGATAGACATATTACCTTATCTTTAGTTTCAGATGAAAAAATCTAATAGATTTCGGCAGCACAAGAAAGTCAACAGGTTGTTTGTATCATAGGAAAATCTTGGCCTGCGAAATAGGTTATGCAATAAGCTCGTATTCACTGatttcaacaaatttataaCCATTTGTATGCCTTGTGGTTTAAAACTctctataaagaatttttatgacaaaagTTTCTTTTTGTCCTCGGTAGATTTctatacctatgtatgtaataaaaaaagtttaaattttgataTGAATATGATTAGTTAGCTGTCACATCCTGCGTATACGTTATTTTTGACAACTTATGCTTATTTTGAGATACGAAATTGGGGCCGGTATTGCTAAATTTCCATGGGCGGCTTTGAAAGTAAGTCCGCTACTGCGTATATCTACAGTGCCACAATATAAGCAAAAGCTTTTCAGCTTTGTCACATCGTTATTATTGTTAGTCTCTCTGCATCAGTCATTCGcgaaatataaaagaaaataagcacgcaaataaaaacaacagtACATCCGTAGCTTAAGGAAAATCAGGAACAACAATATCTATAGATATTAAATATACGTAGAAATAATTTAAAGCAAGTCCAAACGTTTTTTAAAGCTGATCTGTGATAAACAGTGAGAAGTAGATACGCCTATTCTAAATACACTAAAAATGTATATTGTACATGTTTCAAAGTCTTGAGATTTAATGGGCTTTTATTTTTGCTCCCACAACACGTAATAAACAATATATTAAGAGTTTTGCCAACAAtttgtgtatgtttgtatgttgcAAGTATTTGAAATGCACTGTGATTGTTTGAATACCCTTCACACTTCTAGAATTGCTTCCCAAGCCAAATAAAATGTGTTTCAAGGTTTTGGGTAGCAAtctgtgctgctgctgttgtcatCAGACAAAGAAGGGCGGATTGAATGAGGTAAGCAATTCAGGCTCAGAATTAAC is drawn from Drosophila willistoni isolate 14030-0811.24 chromosome 2R unlocalized genomic scaffold, UCI_dwil_1.1 Seg167, whole genome shotgun sequence and contains these coding sequences:
- the LOC6646575 gene encoding WW domain-containing adapter protein with coiled-coil, which gives rise to MDAQFENLCRICAANTKKKDDSVVESVFIFKTVGLKDKISRHLYLNVAEDDLLPKVLCKSCYRQVEATASLSNIAKHTQLAFRDFLLSTVPKNVRESGSSQVNAEESQDDSTTNSENRRSNAEYDEYRSISLSRGLEAGVNLTATQKHDNVLSHKEQHSVTAHQVGQGSSSKSDNVRIPARRGSVFVDSRYGSTPMSIAQRSMQQHPSSLAQLHPEVTLSKAPKSSPEKKHSPAGVINFIQTHGRITGSAAPCISSGNQAEAMQTLRHERNLPSTSGNLSNLSNNVLQQKRRNLKNALNNIKAKHSGHGQVSLLKSSQPNSNIQPLVTTTVVPHQSLYGCEPSVEEALPEHIIIAAPKKKKEETEKSQVHRAPQKPQIEKTPTKPSQSSAPISVTVDLSPPTTKTSPNVHSLTDAISLGNVIRDPDLLKLILKALKWPVSSGNCEEQMTRLKSSKFAVIMSDRNLLQDTDLTQLLGPYLGPMLAVAQQQQQQKQSSAVAVATASPSKTIAKDTISVSDLSCTMPYKLPPETSLQLVPSSPTEQELPQQQPLLTKPTTKRTQRKPRSREHIARNSEEYGSNISNATRVANELQNINAMLLSQFGSNPADVLNEALVSMLKQQQQETTKIQGNTSRRRSASTASTGPINLEDIVLVEPQPALDVLESITVQGMQPSDNVLVEQEPLTVPSRPIIKRRKTVIQTSKQVKTNALQKDCLPTTGQIQTRNEPLIGESLRSIEAPDMAEEYSQTLHSQVEEQGVDISQAPTSTVLEGSSSQSEQERDGTDGETLATSGNGETKASRKSDVKAALGQKLLEAIGLPQQGKDVPPETSRDTLRSALKRSLKQAQEQQQQLKRVKQEEPVKQMADSTTKPSLVESAAEEHKKAIAERELALLKRKSKVPEPNKISVKDEKTERADVSSSSSRNRRNRKTKGDTNEEDSGAEDKKSSDRWDEDDDLPLKADGEKLNRPTRTSKTMSKYYKGPAMTTRSTRQR